tacatacgcaatatatgtacaaaattaaaataaaaatagtttaaattgcgagtaaaaagaaatttaaataggtaaatacatcaaattaagaatattaaatgtacGAACTTGTTTATCATGacatttcatttttcttaaattggtatcgagttgacttgtgacatcaacttaatcaataacattatcaatatATACAAACCATGTGGGTGAAACAATTTGTGCAATaacattaaaatgtataaaaatattaaaataaagctttggtCGAGgttataaagagaaaattttataaatgttggTGATATGGGTTCAAATATtaacatttgtaatttttattagtttttttaaattaaaaaataaaaagtattctcataataatataacttatttaaaatatgtaaagttatgttaataatttcattaattaaattgGTGTCGAATTTAACGTGGTGGCTTATAAATCTCAGAGCAAATTTAGTGGGCACTGATCATGatgactttattttaataaaataatattttaatttgatattaatctatactattatttaagttttttattgagttggtgtcacctaTCAATCGAATTCAATTCagttagagaaattacaaaaatatcaccccataattaaaattaattatattatttgagggtactttaatatttttattttaacaaaaatcaattaaaatatggATATGGTGGTATTTGAATCTACGTCAATTGAATtagtaaaacattaaatttatcactcaaccaaagttttattttaatgtgttctatatgtttttattttttaatatgcacAAGTGATTAATATCGTACGTATTTCACGTGTTATTATAATTAGTTAGTTTCAAACTATACGTTTCATTGTTTATGATATGTTAGATCTGTATTCTAAATTCTTAGTTTTCTCACGCCtaatatttctaattttaaatatatttttgtaaaCATGACgaatttttcatttatattaaagATCACGTGTCacatattttttttcaaagtaatttttttaattaataaaatgaaaaaagaagaagaaaaagttaagAATTGGAGTTTTAAAACCTTCGCTTTATATTAACACCGACCttgatttcatttaaaaaaaaacagggACTTCATTGGTCCATCTTTTACTATAGGGACTTAGTTGCTTACTTCTTCACAGTGGAGGGATTTCCATGTACTTTTCACCAAATCCAagctatttctttttttttttttgtaaaaggacTAAGGGAAGTCAAATTCGTTCGGAAAAAGTTTTTGAAGTATTGTTCAATTATAGCTAACAATTTCCTCAATAAATTGGTATTGTTTTTAGGTTAAATCAAAGTTTTTGTCTTCTTACTTTGATGAAAGTTCAAGCATATTTAAAGAGGTTAAAATGAGAGTGTCATGTCAGATTGGACTGCGTATGGCATGTGAAGACAATACGAGTATTTGTGCATGATAAGATTTGAACCTTTTACCTTTTATATAGCATCTAAAGACACATATGCTTTCATTTGAGCATAATACTCCGTTGGACTCCAACTCcccataaaaggaaaaaaattggaaTTGGATTGGATGATAAATTAATGTAAATTGAAAtcgaaataaatataaatattgaaaatctCAAAGTCATTTTGTATAGAAATGGACTGAATCAAGTCTTCCCACAATTCCTGAAAAACAGATATGGATTTTGTAATAAGTCAATCATGCATTGATTAGTACTTCAGACTTTTGTTTCGTTTGCATGCATTTGCATACCTTTTCCCACAAAGTAGACGCCTCTAGAACCGCGTTTCGGTTCGCAGCAAAGTTTGAAACTTTAGGTAACATATAATAGGTCTAATTATGCTTTccttttacttttaattatttaaatttaatgtttttatttgttggattcaaaatttgatgtaaatatatattattaattagattTTACTTTCTAAAtcagatttttaaaattttgaaatatcgcaaattcaaatttaaatttcaaatactagtataatgattaaatttttggAAACAAAAATTGAGAGTTTGAGGCTCTAGAAATTTTGAGATCTCAGGTTCGAGTCTCATCTTATATAAATGTGTGGGTTCTCTTCctaatttattttggttaattaATTAGTTGTGAAGTTAATTATTCAGTCCAatacttataataaaaaaatagagggactaaatttcaaaagttaGAAGAGTACAGTGACTAGGAGCATAATTAAACCCATACAATACAAAGCAAGATGCCACCATCTCTTATCTAGGCCAAATTATTTTGGCTATATATACCACGTCTCAATGCAGGGATTATTCACCGCTACCAAAGAAATATCTaattgatcatattttatctatttCGCTTTGGCAGCTTCTGCTTTCGTTCTCTCTAATGGCCTCCACAATTCCCATTGTCACACTACTTATTGTGATGCTTTCTTGCCATGCTGCCAATGCTCAGCTTTCTCCCAACTTCTATGCAAGCTCTTGCCCCAACCTTCAGACCATCGTCCGGAATGCCATGAGTCGGGCCGTTAACCGAGAGACCCGAATTGGGGCCTCTATTCTCCGTTTGTTTTTCCATGACTGCTTTGTTAACGTAATTTTGTACATTGATTTTGAAGCACCGTCAACGTTATGATAAATATGTACATTGCTAATAGGACTGATGTGTGGATTATTTTGTGTTTGTATGTGTTATGTTAATGCAGGGTTGTGATGGATCGATACTGCTAGATGACACGGCGACGTTCACGGGCGAAAAGAATGCAGTGCCGAACCGAAACTCGGCTCGAGGTTTGGAAGTGATCGATACCATAAAGACTAATGTGGAGGCTGCTTGCAGTGCTACTGTTTCTTGTGCAGATATATTAGCACTTGCTGCTAGAGATGGTGTTGCCCTGGTTAGTGGTTGATAAGCTCTCCCATGCTGCTTATAGTagctacatacatatacatgcacttttaacaattttatattaaaaagaaaacttttttacTTTCCAAATTTCGACCATACACTCTACTTCTTTTGCAcaactaaattattaaaaaaattctatccaTAATGTAGTTGTGATTTTCGATAtcgtaaaaaaaaagtaaaaaaattcaaacgTGTTTGAATacaattttttcttattttaagaattaagaaagattaaaccggttaaattttagtttaattggcATAATACTGTTGTCAATGTGGGGGGACACGGGTTTGAATGCGTTGAAatatattatcctcttatttatgagttaggAAGGGCTATGGGTAATTTTAGGTATCGTGTCAAAAAAAACTGATATGATCAAAGCTTataaccttaattaattatcttaaataaaaacttagtATTATATAATATGGTGGCAGCTTGGAGGACCTACATGGCAAGTACCCCTAGGGCGGAGAGATGCAAGAACAGCCAGCCAAAGCGCAGCCAACAACCAAATCCCATCACCATTCGCTAACCTCGCAACTCTAACCTCTTCGTTCGCTGCCAAAGGCCTAAGCACACGAGACCTGACCGCCCTATCCGGTGGCCACACGATCGGCCTGGCTCGATGCACCACTTTCCGCGGTCGCATCTACAACGACACCAATATCGATGCGAATTTTGCAGCCACCAGACGGGCCAACTGCCCTGCTTCCGGTGGTGATAACAACTTGGCTCCTCTTGATATACAGACTCCTACTCGGTTCGACAACGATTACTTCCGTAACCTCGTGGCTCGAAGAGGGCTGCTTCACTCGGACCAGGAGCTCTTCAATGGGGGATCACAGGATGCTCTTGTTAGAACCTACAGCAACAATCCTGCTACCTTTTCGGCTGATTTTGCTGCTGCCATGGTGAGGATGGGGAACATTAGTCCTCTTACTGGAACACAAGGGGAGATCAGAAGGAACTGCAGGGTGGTCAACTGATTGTTATGCCCATATCCAATTATCGGTTATTTCAATAAGTTCCATGCAATGAGTTTGAAGGCTATATTATAATGGTTATATTGTGGtattagtccatgtactttaaGAAAGTTGTGGATCTAATTTGTGTACtctaatttggttatttttagttgctgtaattttaaaattttatttttatcaaatgataattgttaaattcatcaaGTTCTACTATTTCTCAAATCTGATGAggcaaacatattatcacatatgtaatATCATGTCAGCTTGTTATTCCcatatattactcactaaaaaccCAGAAAAATTGATCCATGGGGGTGGCTTATATCAACCTTTGAAGACATAAAATCTAAAGATGACTGAGAAATGAGTCTCTCTTaatctttctcttttgttttatttagaattgatcatgtatttaaataatttataaaaaataattttaattatagaaaataataattatttcaaaattttaagtaaataaaattaaaattatataagtatgataatttatataaaatatgagCTAAAAAAAATGCGATACAAAAACAACTAAAATATCACATAAACTTACAAACTTgaaatatttatactattaatatattaatagaaGGAACACAATATTCCTTTTATATCTTAACTCGCCAAGGACTGCGTTATGAATGTTCACATATTTCTCAAATACAGGTAAAAAATGTGTATATCAACAGAGTACAATGTGCTGTGTTCTAAACTCATAAAAAGTAATTAGAAAAAAGTACAATGTGTCcttaatatgcatatatatatatatatcaacatgAGTTTGGACTCTgcattttttagaaaaaagttATTAGAGAAGCAACAGCTTTTTGTTCCTCGTATTGTGTTTGTTGGTTAAGGTCATGGATACATGTTCACTGGATGTTGCTTAAATGGATTCTATTAGCCAATTGTTTTTCATGCAAATTTTGTAAACTTTCCATATTCTGCTTTTTGttcctttctttttttatgaTGTT
The genomic region above belongs to Gossypium hirsutum isolate 1008001.06 chromosome D05, Gossypium_hirsutum_v2.1, whole genome shotgun sequence and contains:
- the LOC121216781 gene encoding peroxidase P7, which encodes MASTIPIVTLLIVMLSCHAANAQLSPNFYASSCPNLQTIVRNAMSRAVNRETRIGASILRLFFHDCFVNGCDGSILLDDTATFTGEKNAVPNRNSARGLEVIDTIKTNVEAACSATVSCADILALAARDGVALLGGPTWQVPLGRRDARTASQSAANNQIPSPFANLATLTSSFAAKGLSTRDLTALSGGHTIGLARCTTFRGRIYNDTNIDANFAATRRANCPASGGDNNLAPLDIQTPTRFDNDYFRNLVARRGLLHSDQELFNGGSQDALVRTYSNNPATFSADFAAAMVRMGNISPLTGTQGEIRRNCRVVN